tatttttttgcacacgaacacacacttggtaatttagaagtcattatttattttcaattggcatcaaagcgggtacactccgtttaaaggatttaattcctgaatataatccttatctctttgtgacttctatttttttattacacattttatcatggatttctctcagctatctaaagaaaattatgatattgaactctctaaagtttttgctaaattggataaaatggttTCTCTAAGAGAGTTCAAAAAggtaaagcaagaaaaagagtctttgattatacaattgtctgaatcacatgttttgattgactctttaaaatatgagaataccatgttgcttaatactattaatgaacttgagaataaattgaaaaaattctcaagtgataacttgaaaagcatgctttgaattcactcagatgtttctaataagcctgatttaactgttgatgatttaagtacttctacttcacatacttctgattctaaattagatactattgatattaagcctgtgatagaagatacagtttgtttagataatttttgcttaactaatcatgtgataccatccaagaaatcaagaatataaggtaagtttattcctaagtgtcataattgtgggaagattgatcatattaggccaaattgttattcgTTGAAATCCCACatgccttggattaagcaggatgctctgaggaaaagtgaagttgaagattcttcctcatcaaaatatgtccttccgcttaggagacatataaaaggtaaggaaaatattgtttgtaagaatgctaatcatattTCTACagaaaaagtcaagcagcattccaacaaaagaagtaTGCCCacatgtcatcactgtggcatcactggtcacatccgaccgAAATGTtcacagctccaagctcagaagaagaagactcagaggatgttgcctactaagaccacatcaggtactctaTCTTCAGCGGAACATCAGGTTCCACGGCATCAACAGCGACAATAGTGGTTTGTTCCAAAGAACACATCAatgcactacaagaaaaagccacaaaagcccaatagcaaccatgccaatgaagggttgctgagcttgttagAAGGTATGTTGAGAagaatggacagtatgagcaatacccgatcacatctaccacaGGTACACCAGGTATGGGTTAAAAaagatgagaccattcaccccttgagggggagtggactcacctagtataggtgcagtctcaccatacctaggattttggttcctaaatcctagtgcatatcaagtatgtttgcattgcattgattgtcatatcttatatatcctatttttgccttgcattctgtttgaggaacaacattttctatccctagattttctcttggttgctttgagaaattTCTACACGTACATTCTaaggatgacagagaaagcatgtcactacttttctgtctttgtatagtcaaacctctctccctgaggtcaggtttgctcttacctacatgctttgtctaaacatatgttcttttccttttaagcatgtctttggTATTTTTGTCTGGGAAATGATGCAGATTTTTATTGTTCGCTTGTATTAACTTCTCAGATAtattatgtatgtttaactgatgtctcagttcttgatgcattaattatttttgcctttatataactaagagtttatacttgatatctgcaaagtttccatgttgcatccatactagatagttgcttttctcatgtgatgaaaaatgtgcactatccaaggctcccctaaggtacactttttatctctgattttctgcttttgaaaattctttaagagagatttttgtgtactaagttgatcaatttgaccaactcgctagttgaacatAAACCCCATTAATTCTGGctttttctctaggttgcaacactaAGTGCTACAAACAGTTATTATTATGTGCTTAttgatatataaataaattcaatgcTTCTGTGCTGACTCAGCTATTAATCTTGTCCTCCATGatgcaagtaaaaagaaaaatagtgttACTTCTTAGGaggagagtatcagatgagggtgactaggccctagtaagataagatttgacttttgacaaatctaactatgaatttctctcttatttagaaaattcaattgctttaaatcatatcagcgaagatcataccttattgagaaagctttcacacacacacacacacacatatcacgagttaagtttactattgaaaaatttctatctacaaagaaatttttatgcttattgactcttaactctcaattatatcttgatatatttttgaaatgctattgaattgctttatcagttatttaGAAATGCATGTTCTTAAGTTAacgttagggaaaatatttttctacaaattttcctctaATTTCAGCTTTCCTGTGTGAAACGTCTGGACAGACCCTCTTCTGTGTTCGGACGCGTATGGCTTTCACGTTCGGATGATGTTGTGCTATGTCCAGACGCAcgcgttcttttttttttgccgaaTGTTGTTCTTACAGCAGGCGTCCGAACAAGTTAGTGTTTCATCCGAACGGGATCTTTTCTGGGTAAATATTTGCATTCCTTTTTACTTCTTGCATTTAGCACAACATCGCATTgttcgtttatttttttcttgttgtgtTTTCCTCGTGGTTTtatcctgagattttggcattctctgcacatctcttctcattcctaagtattttctttgaattcttttattcttttaagctttggtcctttttagaatattggaataatcGTTGTTTGGGATGTTgatttgagatattgtgcatgattATTCTGTCTTTATACTAGATGGATATTGATATAtgtgtgtcttttggattgctctATTTTTGCATTCATTtgtgcatccaattgacagccgtcTTTATGCCACATACTTTTTGAACTAACAGGGTCTAATATTTTCTTATGGATAAAGGAAAACTATTGGTATTTATGTCTAATCTTGTCAGGAATATGTCGTTCtgcggcttccagcatagtgtatGACAGAGGGCTctagacagagggctctttggaaaactgGCTAGTGTTGAAGTTGtatgttcaaaattccaaaggtctcagatttcagatgagctcattccccccgctcatacagagtcttctgtaacttcttcctctagatctgcaccagctagagattcagtggtgaatcttctttatcatcttacAGACCACTTGTTTAGGGGATTTCAttctgcggatgatcagtttcgggctagaagactcaagtgactaaagattttcagtctatggttttcCTGCTTCAGGAgtaagaagccgaagtggctcaaattcaggagatgtgatatcttgaggttttggttttctcttatgttgatttgagcctTTGATGagacattttattattattcttgttgttttgaattttagtaattgtggttttttttCGTACACTTTGTCTAccatttgtccttttgagacaaaaagggggagtatttttttgttttttgactgggaatgtatttccgaatcggtcaagtgtttttttgtcccagaatggccaaagggggaatttgttagttttttatattgacaatattctggttgacaaaaaacactttatgtaacggttgctttttaaatatgattatcggttctattcagagtcttcatgtaaaatggacaatgtctcatttcatgccatgtgttggtcacaaggttctagaagatgtccatgaagattccatgtggtttccaagtcagaatagctggttcttgtgcaaccgtctggacgggcctttgaaggcctCCGGACTCCCCTCAGTGTCTAAAAGTTTCAGCGTTgcagtcgtccggacaaatTGAgaaacactgtccggacgctaggtcaagctactccgagtTCAACACAGAGTTGGAATTTAGTCAACACTATTTGAAAAGTTTAtaccagacgtccggacgacctggcaacacgtccggacgctacctagcatttcagaatattccaggttTCCTTTACGGATGCGGAAAtgagtgacagtgaagaccgtccggacgcttgtccaagccatccggacgtggtcttgttttgggaagaattgcgttattttggaaaggcggtcgcagaagaccattCGGACGAGGGTAAGTTACCATCCAGATGCTCCACGGCCAGAGttcgaatttgtctagaattaggttttctgaagcttatacatagatggctctaggcttgtaatttgtaagaattcagtacagaattctatagtgcttagagatggtgtttagggataattgaagatccgctagatctctagccgttgctggtgtgtgctctttgtttcgtgtgaagtctatcttagaggtctgccctaaggtaaaagattccattgaagaccccttcaagtaaaagatttggttgggaagcgttcacgatgggtttcgtgtcaaagttaaaggtatgactactgcatcagaggtatgtgagtacgagtgtcttataactagctttgttttcggtatagtggatatcctaggtttggttgccccgaagTAGTTTTTCGCTTCACAGAGTTtatacttcgtcaacaaatatcttgtctcttttattttccgcatttaagatattttgttgcacacgaacacacacttggtaatttaaaaatcattatttattttcaactcctaagggccaaaaccctcaatttttttattctttggcCATTGAGCCCCCCTCATGGGcataggggtggttcggtcacctccaagggccaaaaccctcacaaattattattattattattattattattattattattattattttggccattAGGGGTGGCTATCGTTGAACatgggtggttcggtcacccttAGACCGGAAGGGGGTggcctctttttctttttctttttttttaaaaaaatttttgttttaaatttttttattttaaaagatttttttatttttttttacattgtgtCACATGTCAACACCTAAGAGTAGACACGTGGCAATCCGTTAAATCTTGGACGGAAAAATTGACGGAGGTATCATATctgtcttttttcaaaattcaggTACCATCTACGATGAGAATTGAAattgaggtaccaaaaaataaagtttccaaaccacaggtaccaaaaatgtctttaagccaaaaataaaaaataaatactcttactaattttattttttttttatataaaaaaaatctaaaacttcTAAAAACGCATAAACTAAGGGGGGTCAAACCACTCCTATGGCCATTGCAAGTGGCTCAACCGGCccgtcaatttttattttatgttattttattattattattatttttagccATTTGGGGgttgggccaaaaaaaaaaaaaaaaaaagtcgatGGTTTGGCCTATCTGTTCTCTTTAAAACAAAGTACTTAAACTTTCAAACTAACTCAACACATGTTTCTATTTCCCTTTCATCTTACTAAACTATATCTTAAAACCTTTCTCTTGAAAACTATTCTTAAAAGTCATTTTTGTACTAATCATAAAACTATATTGGGAATTCAATATTATGTAAAAGTCATGTAAACCATGGGCTAATATCATGATAAAAACATTATTGCATGCTTTCTTTACTACAAAAAAGACTAATACataaattcatgaaaaataatttgtaacTACTTTTGAAGGGGGTTTACTTCAACACTTGCTTAATTCCTTGTTTAAAATCCTCAAAACATGCCGCGTTGTCATCTGCAAATTATCGATCTATTAGTAAGGGCTTAATTATCAAAACCCTAAGTTCTACTATACACATAAACCTCTTCGAATCCCTTTATGAAACTCATCTCACCTCAAACTTGAAGACCTCTCTTTCTCTTAGAAAAATCCCTTATTTTACATTCCTGGGCAATCTCATTCGAACAAACTTCGTCGAGATTTCGAATGAGACTCTCTATTGTAAGTTCGTACGAGCAAAAATCTACCTTGTTCGAATGAATTGCACTACCATGCATATTTCATGCACGAATAACCCAAAAACCCTacttttttcttcctcctttgcACCATGTACACCTCAAAATGCGTCCTAACACGCCAACCCTAATGCCAAAAGCAACTCATTTACACCATCAAAACTCATCATTTTTCTCAAACAACATCACAACAATAACCACAACATTATCTCCATCCATACAACACAATCACAATCTCATTCGTAAGAATATTCACAATATcttaacaaaacataaaaaccctaatcatcaaaaacaaatattcaaatCCTTTCCCAAAACTCATCATCATAACTTCAACAACACTCACTAACAAACTTCACCATAATGCCAAAGCATCAACAAACTATCATTCtccaaaacttttaaaaaaaaaaaaaccttaacgTAACACATGAAAATCGAATGAgagacttaatatatatatatatacacacacactgcTAGAAGCCTAGGATGAAGGAAGTGGAAGAAAATGACTTTCTCTTTGGTTTACTCATGTTTTAACCCACGATTGGACACTTGAATTTTTAAGTTCATTTGAATGAACATGTGGCAGCTGCATTAAATTGAACGTTGAATCTCACCTAATCATGATTCATGCATGCCAACCTCTGACCGTTCAAACAAGCTTGACAGATCAAATCTCGGTCGTCCATCTTCACCTATCACTCGACGTGGCAGTACTGCCATGTAGATCCGAGATGTCATTCTAATTCGAATGAACTTCCTCATATTTGAATCTTAGCCGTCTGATTTTCTCTTGCCCACACGTAGGATTGCCACATGGagatttattttcattatattatttatttttctctagaTTATAATTTCATTATGTATTTTTTCTTACGAAGGGTCCTATATATAATGGTATGACTAATGGTATTCCCTTGTTGAGATGAATTATTAAACCTAATTGAAATAATGGACCGCTAATTACGGGAAAGCAATTTATGAATGTTTGTATTGAGCTTAATTTCCCCAAAAATTTTATCTGCCCGAATTCTAAGAATTTGGGTGGGTGATTGTTAGATACAACTTATGAGACCTACCTGACCTAATAAGTGGTTGGAAAGCctgatttttatttggtcaagtggaTCCTATAAGTTGTTCCTCACAATTATctgtccgaattctctcaaattcggacatataatttgagaagatcCTCATCcgagtaaaataaataaaatcaaagggCATTAATTGAATGCTACAATAGCTACATGATGAATTGATGATATCAagacaaaaattattaaaacgaGCAAAGTGATAAACCTTTTAAGAAATGCGTCTCCAAGTAAAACAActtcctgattttttttctctctcctttttttttttaattttttttttgtcttcccttaaataataatataaaattcatTCCACAAAGTAaaaaatgcatgaaaaataaataaaaatatacaaacCAAGACTCGTGATGAAACCTGGCTTTCTTCACTAGGGTTTGGGAAAGCAGAGCAAAAGTTTCTTTAGACATCAACTTTGAGTTGAAGATTTGAATGGgactaaattattaaaaaaatacataaattcaATAGTCCAAAGTCGACAGAAAAGTCAAGTCGACCTTTTCTTGGTCCAAAGAAATTCGTAGGGATATGGAAGTGGAACAAACGAAGAAGCCCAGTCaattccctaaaaaaaattaaaataaataaataaataaataattggacATGTTGATTGAACAAATACATATTCAAAGTCGTcctttttctgtgttttttccttaattaggaCAAAGCAAATTAGCGGGCTGAATCAACTTTAAATTCACAACGGACAAAAATTGGTTATTAGCAAACAAAACAATCCTCCAATATTTAAGAGCAATCTAAAGTATcggtttgttttggtgtaaaatagtttctgaaaaatgattttagcattttttagtatttggtagggacgaaaataataagtcaaccgaaaaatgatttctatttaaccaaaaatactTGGtcaatttcgaaaaatgattttttaaaagcgtaaatcatttttttcaaactgcaAACGCAATCGACCTTCTATTAAATGACGCAATCAACTTTCACGCTCAATCAGTCGACCATCGCTGAAATCCGACAACCGGTCGATGTCTGAATCTGGACATTTTTGCCAGAATCCGGCGACGTCCGGCCGTCGTCGCAGGATTCCGACGGACTAGATTATGGCCGGATCTAGCCAGATTCCGACCATACAACCGGAATTCGGCCAAGATTTGGCCAATTTGGCCGGAATTCAGCCATTTTAGGGCTGATGCCAGTGAATTTGGCCGGAATTCGACGATGATGACCGGACGTTGTCGTATTCAGTTTTTCGccattaatgatttttttttttgtgaaaatcaaacaccagaaaatattttcgaaaaaatcttttttcctaaaaaataatttcgttacaaatattttacgatgaaaattattttacgtcaaaatatACAAAGCATTAATATACAAAGTGGGTATTTGCTAACCATTTGGAATTGAATCAAGTTTGATCATAAAACCCTCTGACGCCACGTCTCTTgtcctatttttttaaaaaaaaattgtatatattaaattaatagaCCATTTATCActcagaataaaaaaaaaaaattacaagtccTGCAGCTCCCCAACTTGAGCTTAACTCAACACCGAGCAAGACCattgattttttctctttcctttttttttcaaaaataacttGAATTGCTCGAGTTGAGATCTAGCCCAATATACGCTAGCTCCACATTGACATTCGAGAAATAAGATGTAACACCCTAATTTTATATTGAGAAAAGTAATCTTTATAGAGTAAGCGATTTATAAAAGTACTGATAAGTCACATATTACTTGCTTACTAAGTAATTTTAGAAAAGtactaaattgactagtccttttaagATGATAACATAAATATAGTTAACACTTTTCCTAgatcgttacaaatgatattaGAAGTAATGCCTTGTAACACCCCAAACCAATATTGAAAAGATAAATAGCCCACATAAATAGGAAGAACGCTATCCGTTAAACCGATCATATTTGACAAATTGGTTAGTACCAGCAATCTGGCACCTCATCTTCTTCCTGCAAATTCTGCCGCACCTTTGGCGGTCCAGAGGTTTTTGGGCATCCTCCAAAGGCATTGCCCCCAGGCTTCGCCAGCTCTACGTAAATCACCCTGCCATCAAAtttctgaaaagaaaaagaaaagatgagtCTATTATTGTAGGTAAATCTCTGAGGTGGATTTATCCTGAAAAACAAGAGAGGTGGCAAAGTAGAACCTTGTAATCCATATTTTCTAGGGCTAGCATGGCATCTTCTTGACAAGTATACTGAATAAATGCATACCCCTTTGACCACTTTCTGGCTCCATTCTTTTCTAGCTTCACTGCCAGAGATTGTAAATACAGTGTCACAGTGAAAAAAGAGGGAAGAAAGTATAAAACATACCAAATTCTCAAGATGATTTGAATTACCTTCAGCTATCTcgccaaaatttgaaaattcctGTCGCAAATTACTTTCACTGGTTGAATATGGTAAATCTGCACGGTAATATGCATAATTAGAACTAGGAGAGCTACTGATCAAGAAATTTGAGAAGAGTCTGCTGCAGTCAAAAAGCAATTGAACAATTCCACTTGAGTTTCTCAACAAATGTTAGAACAATggcaatttcaaaatattaagaTTTATGTCACTAATAGCTATAGAGAAACGATACATACCACACAAACATCCTATAAATATCCTACAACGTAACAAGGTCTAGTAGTCAttgaataaatatattttttaaaataagggcTGATCCAATGACTACTAAACCTTGCATCAGGTTTGTGCGATATTTATGGAATGTTAGTGTGGTATGGTAGTATTTCTCATAT
This DNA window, taken from Alnus glutinosa chromosome 5, dhAlnGlut1.1, whole genome shotgun sequence, encodes the following:
- the LOC133869372 gene encoding glycine-rich RNA-binding protein 4, mitochondrial, encoding MLAATLSFPCYAKPARPTIRNSLTNSSNRNSLKLRASLFDYPLASRIMVRNLPYSTSESNLRQEFSNFGEIAEVKLEKNGARKWSKGYAFIQYTCQEDAMLALENMDYKKFDGRVIYVELAKPGGNAFGGCPKTSGPPKVRQNLQEEDEVPDCWY